One window of Saimiri boliviensis isolate mSaiBol1 chromosome 4, mSaiBol1.pri, whole genome shotgun sequence genomic DNA carries:
- the MYMX gene encoding protein myomixer produces the protein MPAPLLPLLLRLLLSRLLLPAARLARQYLLPLLRRLAGRLGSQDMREALLGCLLFILSQRHSPDAGEASRVDRLERRERLGPQK, from the coding sequence ATGCCGGCGCCGCTGCTCCCGCTGCTGCTGCGATTGCTGCTGTCCCGCCTGCTGCTGCCTGCTGCCCGCCTGGCCCGCCAGTACCTCCTGCCCCTGCTGCGCCGATTGGCCGGGCGCCTGGGCTCCCAGGACATGAGAGAGGCTTTGCTGGGCTGTCTGCTGTTCATTCTCAGCCAGCGACACTCGCcagatgctggggaggcctcaagagtGGACCGcctggagaggagggagaggttaGGCCCCCAAAAATGA